In Artemia franciscana chromosome 14, ASM3288406v1, whole genome shotgun sequence, the genomic stretch CTGTTGATACGAATTTTTGGTTTCAAATCATTTTAGCTTGTTCAGCCAATTTCTTGCCATTTTGGTTTTTCGCCTTAGTAGTCAAAGTTTGACGTTAAAATCAAAGGGAGAGATTTATTATGgatatttcttgttctttttatttaatcgatAGGTGTAACTATTTTGGGACTTAATTATAAATTAGGAAAGACGCTAGTGTGGGAAAATACAGCTATGACActattatttacataaaaattagATGCTAAATGTTAAAATTGGTTAGTGCCGAATAATTTTATCAACATATGTTTTAAAGTCAAATCCCAGTTTCAGAACGAGCCAAAGATAGAGCTGTGTCCTCTTTGATCATAGTACATCACAGAAAACTTCAATACTGACAAATGAACTAAATAATACCAATTTAGATTAGAATACCGAGTGATTAGCTCGCTAGACTTGAAATCTTTTGTCCGGGGGGACAAAGGCTCGAGTCCTGGTATCGCTGGTTGATTTTTTTGTAACGGGGGTCAGTAGCGTGACTATAAGTTCGTCCAGACTCtaagctctaaatgggtacctggaaaaatctaTGGAAGGTAAATAGGAAAAGTGttcgaaagcacaggatggctgacccccagccccccccccccctgttgaTGGTCAGCCTGTTGATGGCTGACCCCCTATTTCATTCCCTGGGTGAAAGGCCCTGACAGGAGATCATAACCACCGGAAGGGACGGTAGAGCCCAATACTGTGTTCTTTACCATTTTACCTAAGTCATCCTTATACTCCATCCTTCCTATTCTGCTTCATTCTCGTGCTTCAAtgttttttctgtctttatCTGATGTGTTCGTACCTCGTTTCTTAGTTCCATTAGGCTTTGGCAGTGGTATATATAATGCCATACCAGCTGTTAGCTTTGTTGTCACGAAAAATATAGTTGATAATTGTTCAGTTACATTGTTTATTAATATTCCCCTAAatattcttgtgtttttttgcttttagatttttcaaagttaatttGTACTATATCATAGTGTATGTTTGTAACAGAAATGAAAGGCTGTCGAACATATTCGTTTAAAAaaagtctcttttctttttctttttttggattatTAGATAGACGCTTTCGCATAATCTCATCACCAACATCGATAACGGGACCTCTGGCGAGTTGTTGCTGCTGAGTTTGAATTCgaggttatcaaacagttcgtggtaacgaactgtagtaaggagcgacctagCTCAAgtgtaatcgaaactctaaaaaatagaattttgataccaatagttacatcaaaagaatcgcattttaatgctgattttaaatgtataagtttcatcaagtttagtcatacccatcaaaagtgacgagcctgagaaaatttcccttatttttgaaaataaagtaacgcaatcttaacgaaaatcacaccataaaattctgcgtgtcagagaaccctaatgtagaagtttcaagctcctatctataaaatgtggaatttcgcattttttgccagaagaaagatcacggatgcgtgtttatttgttgttttttttttatttgttttttgttgttgtttttttcaggggtgatcgtatcgacggagtggtcctagaatgtcgtgtgagggcccattttaacggaaattaaaagttctagtgccctttttaagtgactaaaaaattggagggcacctaggccccctcccacgctcatttttccccaaagtcaccggatcaaaattctgagatagccattttattcaccatagtcgaaaaacctaataactatgtctttggggacgacttactcccccacagtccccctgggaggggctgcaagttacaaactttgaccgttgtttacatatactaatggatattgggaagtgtacagacgttttcagggggattttttggtttggggggggttgaggggggttacgtgggaggatctttccatggaggaatttgtcatgggggaaaagaatttcaatgaagggggcgcagggctttctagtattatttaaaaaaaaacaatgaaaaaataaatatgaaaagtcttttcaactgaaagtaaggagcagcattaaaacttaaaacgaacagaaattattacgcatacgaggggttcacctgctcgtaatacctcgctcttcacgctaaagtatttttagtaatttcaactatttattttacggcctttgtgattcaggggtcattcttaaggaattgggacaaaattcaagttttagtgtaaagagccaggtattcacgagggggtgaacccgctcatatacataataaaagcatacgaatatagaagtttattacgtaagttacttgtatttttttttgctaatgatagtgttagtaaaaaattaaaagccaagaatgagcaaaaataaagtcaaataatctgcaagcgtaaaaatatcaaaaatcactatcaataaataaatgaaacttaaaacgaatagatattacaataaatagccgagtcaaactcaaaaggagcaaaaattaTCCTGAGTAGGACGGATAACCCCTATGGCTTCTCAAGACCAggacacaatttgcgctttattgaaaacaaaatacgcttGAAATGTTTtaacctttcttactttcataaatgagaaattatcaaaaccttaacgaaGAAATATCAGCATATATCAATTGAACTGATAAgtcacggtcatttgttttgtttttttgttttttttttacagtaaagagcaaattgtgttctggtgttGAGAAGGTATAGGGcttatcagccctactcgtgttaatttttgctcattttcactcagctatttattgtaatttttgttcgttttgagtttcatttacttattgatagtaatttttggtatttttacgcttgaagattatttgactttatttttgctcattcttggcttaatggagctctttgcttttctttgaagaacttgtcttgtgaaatttgtttttaaattaataacttAAATAACAAACAATTACAACAACAAGATTAATTACAATATATAAACAATTACGATATATAAAgattctaacttgtgttttaccccGTGATTTTGCCTCTTATTTTTAGAATAGTGAAAGACTGAGTACGGGGGTTTTGTTGCACGACGGTTCAGTTGCACAACAGTTCAGTTGCACGATGGTTCAGTTAAATGGGATGCAGTTACACGAGGGCTCAGTTGAACAGCGGTTCAGTTGCatgggggttcagttgcacgggggcTAAGTTTCACGACGGTTCATTTATACGAAGGTTCAGTTACAGAGGTTCAGTACCTTGGGATTCAGTTACACGAGGTTTCAGCTCCAATGGAACATTTTTGTTCTGTAAAAATACCTGAATTTAACCTCTTCCGACTCTtggaagatatatatatatatatatatatatatatatatatatatatatatatatatatatatacatatatatatatatatatatatatatatatatatatatatatatatatatatatatatatatatatatatatatatatatatataaatgaaagtatttatattttaaggTCAACGCCAAGCTGCCATAGTGTCCCCAGTTGCTGGCACAACTCGAGACGTCCTTGAGACAACAATAGACATTGGTGGATATCCTATGATACTATGCGATACTGCTGGTATACGACGAACAACTGATGATGTAGAACAGGAAGGTGTGAATCGAGCCAAAAAGCGTGCAGAAAATGCCGACCTTGTTATTTTAGTTAAGGATGCTTCAAAAGTAGATGCGCCTGAGTCGTCTAATATTGACCATTTCTTAAAAGGATGGGATGAAGATGTTTTGACTGTATGGAATAAAATCGACTTAGTGAAGGAGAAAACTTATGATGGGGTCAGTCTTTCGTGTACGACGAAAGCAGGCCTCACGGGTTTTTTATCTGAACTTACgaagaaaattgcaaatctgtAAGTATTAAATATTCAAGACAAATTTTTGACCTACGCTCTAcccaagaccgtatccaggatttttgtttgcaGGGGGGATGGGGGTACCAAAGCAATTAAacgcagaaaaaaaatgtgtatttttgttatgttttgcaAGTCTAATAAATAtttcggtgggggggggggatcaaaccGCCAAACGCCCTCCCCCTTAAATATACCCTTGGTCTACCCAAGGATTATAGGTTAAGACATTTGAAGTACTTATAAttccatgtaaaaaaaaaaaaaaaaaaaaaaaaaaaaaaaaaaaaaaaaaaaaaaaaaaaaaaaaaaaaaaaaaaaaaaaaaattgttgtccCGTTGTCATTTAACTATTTTGTCGTGTAAAATagaatattactactactaataactctcTGCAGCAACAAGGCgtctgaggccaaaacagctggCACACCCCTCCTCCATCgcaatttatttgaatcttcgttctttacaccctcccaagaagttctagtttcctttaaatccctTCTTACTTCATTCGGATACCATAAAAATACACTGGCgtaaaaataaatcaacatttctaaaataaattatgttttaaaaaaatgttttaaataattttcaaaatttttaaaatgcgaatagaaatttattttagagtctaaagaaaaataacatttcattttgtttatccCCAACTTCTTTGATAAAAATTCCCTCTCcccagaaaaataaatgaaacggCTTCTCAGATATAGGCCCTATGTTATGTATAAAGATAGAtcgatagatttattcacacacGAAAGCCCAATCGGGCCATGGTGATAGACACAAAAGAAGCGAAAAAATACAACTACgaaacatagactgaaaagaccctaaaactaattatttaagaaaatcatcatgatacctcatacctacccggacgaactttccaatattatttatatttaagtaacCCCTActcaaaaattccaaaatccAATCTCTCCCCGCTCCTCCCTACCAAATAATTACAAGCCCAAAGCCCTCAACTCCCTTCATTctcctaaaaaaaatgttgcaaagactcatccatctctccacacataggacaacCATATATATAGAGTAACCGTACTTgccatttttttcatattttatgatCGTCAcgttattttctattttattttgaataaagaagaaacttaatatttaatattcttCAAGGTGAAGcaattaaatgtatttttcttgtaGTAAAAAAATAACGAGAGAAAATGAGAGTTAGCAATATCTGGATACATGCATTAGTGAAAGATCAGAAATGGCTGCAGAGTCTGGCAAATTGCCAGAGTTTACTGGCAATTTGGCCagtaaacatttttaattaattatatttaatagtacataattttatttaacagtaatatttaatttaagatatatttaatttatgtaatTATATGTAAGAGTATATTTAATTTGGCCAATAAATATTCTATTATGTTATGCATTAGCTTTAGTTTTGTCTACCTGCAGTCGATGGGTCAACATCGGAGGGGTTGCTCACTCCCTGTCAACTGGTGTGACGTTCATCTTCGTCTAACACATGCTTCGCACCACGAGTGACTCACATCAGCAACCTGGTATTTTGTTTACAGTATTCTTTAGTGGGCTTAATTTGTGCTTAAAGCTCATTTCATATAAGAGGTTTCGTAGACAGGTTTTGGTGGAAAGGCGGGAACATTATATGTTTTTGAAATTACATAAAGAAATTAGTCCAGGGTTTCTACTGATAATTTAACAATATCCCAAGATCTACTTGCAAAAAAtctcaagtttaaaaaattgtgttttaagaaaaaagctgTGGAACTTAAGATTTAATTCTtgtaaaaattatgctttaaattGTTTAAGATTCGCACATCCTTTCCTAATCAGTAACGAATTTTAAATTTGACCTTGGACTGATTAATTTTAGAATTTGCTGATAGACTGAGTATCCGATATTGTCCCTTAACAACAGTGAACAAACTATCtggtttagttttgtttattctcCTAAgctatttttagatttatttatatttgtaaaccTACCCTACTGGTATTTGTTCGCTTATTCTTATAATTTAACAAACtgtatttataagaaattatatttattatgtaaatgcgtatattattatttaaataagaataaGCAGAAAATTAGTCCCTGCTCGGCAATAAGAGGTCTGGATTTCGATCCTAGCTTCTGCAGGGCCAATGAAGAAAGGGGCACTTTGATTAACTTTCAAAGAGGATCAACGATCAAGGGGGCGGGGGCACTATCGAAAAAGGGGGGGCACTATCGAAGGACTAACGGAGGGCTATATTAACGAAGATTAATATAGAAAGTTCGATTAACTTTCTATGTTAACCTCGGGTTTAGGCGTTTACCCTCTGGAAAATAATTCCTCGcgggaaacacccccccccctccggaaAATCCCCATTAAAAAATTACCCCTTTTAAATTTCCCCCGCACGCAAAATCGAGCAGCGAAAGTACTAACTACATacctcaaaatgttgatcggaTATCCTGAGGGGTAACAAACCGACCAGATATCAAAATCAGTTTAGGACAGGTGCCGATAGGTCTTCAATCACTTTCgggttgtaaaaaaaaggactcGCCTTTTTAATGCTTTCCAATTGAATACGTCCCACCCCTCCAAATACTTTGTCTGTAATCATCTATCAACTATGGAAATAGCAATAGCTAAAACAAAAGCAAGAAGACTGTAAAATTGTTATTATATtcagtaataatttttatttattgttagttttttctattgtatttatgttttattttattgtattatatttataattgtaaaattatgattgcaattaaaaataaaatcaagagaTACGATTTCAGGTACTTATTTGCCGGCCCTTTAATTTGAAGCTATTTTTTATTCTAGACATGAGGCTATTAATTTAGGGATTCCgtcatttattttgtaatacatCTATGTTTTAGTGTCCGTTCTGTTTTGGCATTCTCTAATACCCCTTTTTTGATCTGGTCAACCTACATACGAGGGGCTCAGTTGCTAAGTATATAGTAAGTATAATATATAGTATAATAGtaacaacagaaaaaatttgaaaagaaggCATGTTCCTCGTTTCGGTTCTTCTTTTGGCGTTAGATAATCCATCAAGTTCTTTAAGGGGAAAAAATATGTATCATTTGATATAATGTTTGAGCAGCTCATATACATAACACGGTTTTATAGTAAATAATGCTGCTTTATTTCAGATGTGCAGATCCTGAGTCGGAATCTCCAGTTTTAACGAAGGCTCGTCATCGTATTGAGTTGACTCGGTGTGTTGAAAATCTTCTAGAATACCTGAATTTCTCCAAAAATGACAGTGACCTGGTTATATCTGCTCACAAACTGAGAACTGCAGTCAAACATATGGGGTCAATTACTGGCGAGATTTATGCAGATGGTATACTGGATGTTATTTTCTCTGACTTTTGTATtggaaaatagaaaacaatattttttggagtttattttaaaattttctcgtCGTAATTAGATGAAATAGCAAGATGTCTTCAGAAAAAGAGAGAACATCGAATGAATTATACAGCATGTTCAGCTTCAATCGTTGGTTATTCTATATACACACCGACacatctgtatatatatatatatatatatatatatatatatatatatatatatatatatatatatatactagtttttaaattcttttaaagaaatgaaatagaaaacACCGGGACGgtcttcaaaaatgaaaaaatggcaaatttgACTATTCTATATACACATAACATATACCAGAGCCattgtttcattattttttctccGGGGGGCCGTTTGAGATAAACTTAAAACGGAAGTTTAGATAAACTAAAGGAAGTACTATTTTTCTTCCGTccccaaaataatttcaacttgTCTTTTAACTTTCTATTGATTAATTTTTACACTAAcgtattttatattgtttttatgcaTGTTTTTGTTACCCTGATGGAATGGGAAAAGCTCCTAAGAagggatttaaaatttcaagttcAAACTCAGTTTAAGTTCAAACTGCAGCGGAGTTCCGAACTCTGGGTCTCGTATTACCAACCTGAAATCAATCCCACTGCGCCAATTTTTCcttattcttcttcttgttaGGATTAGTGTCGAAaccgtttttcaaaatttcatccccaGAATCAAATTCAGAGCCCTGTAGTATGTTGCTGCAGGTGAGTTTGTACTCTGAGTCCCGTATTGCCAACTCGAAATCTTACCCACTGCGCCAATTTGTCTTCATTCTTCTTCTTGTTAGGATTAGCATCAAACAATTTTGCAAAATCTCATCCCCGATATCTAATTCAGAGCCCTGCAGTGTGTTGCTGCAGCATCTTAGTTTGAACTCTGGGGCCCGTATCGCCAACCCGAGATCATACCCACTGCGCCagtttttcttcattctttttcttgtcaaggaggcacactcgtgcctctttaaagaggcgaaccacgacaatgttaagcgatctttgGTTCCAGTgatcgcagagggatggggagggatgcccaagttccaactaagaaacctgccaaatttcatccccctccgacttttccttcatggggaaaatctggccgaaagtttcgacccaccaaccccagcccccctttaacgttgtccgatcgggcacaagttaaggtcccctagggcccaggagcttatccgcgaaatttcagctcgatccgataactccttccctattttccagaaaccacgcatagccacttaatgtgcatattctttttttctgccacgcctacaggtcacagccgacatcggatctgggtgtacgaagactcattcgacgcggaattctccgagtaattttgcttgaaagttttgtcggaaaatcttaaccccccgattttctagcttagaaaaaccccatttccctataagagcccatgttaagttttttgttgtaaaagttacgaatttcaacatcaagtacatcaaaatgatcagctcgacatgatgagactgactgaaagcttcaaaaaattctgtcttaatccgtaaaatttttatttgagaaaaatgacagaaacccttttttttctgccacgcctacaggtcacagccgacatcggatctgggtgtacgaagactcattcgacgcgaattctccgagtaatttgcctggaaagtttcgtcggaaaatcttaaccccccgattttctagcttagaaaaacccatttcaccattgaaggtaaaattttctcttgtaataacattacttgtttgaaaaattcttaaactAACAgtagcttggcgcagcggaagcgtgctGGGCTCATAACCCAGAGGTTGGTGGATCGAAACCGCTAACTGCTAACTTTTtagaatttgtaaaattaggtaattttgtcagtttgaatttattgatgcagaaagggagaaaataaacatggaaacatgtgatcagaattacatactggaatgttcacaagaatttatactgaagcgggggtgaggcttgatggaagcaagtttaaagaaccatttaaattgatttcctaattgaagccgttggtgaaattttctattgtaataacttgtttgataacaagcataacagcagcttggcgcagcggaagcgctgggcccataaaccggaggcgggtgggtaaaaaccactagctgctaaatttttaattaagctgctaaactattaaaattatcaaaattagataattttgtcagtttgaatttattgatacagaaagcgagaaaataaacatggaaaattattattaaattacatccaccgtGGATTgaagaaaaacgtacagaaataatatgaaaaaaacttcgttttcctaaagagttaaagaggctgcgtcccaaagtcgaaccttaaaacgtacaggaattaggagaagcaattggggggctgccgcccccccaaACCCGCTGCTTTTAAAGacttgtacaggttttttgttgtgaggggctgccgcccccctaactccccgctcttggcttcgtaaaggccctcttttaattaacaaaaaattgaaatgaatgaataatggaataacttcgaaaaatgttaaacacaagaggacaggagaaccattgcgccgaaactagtaattagtaacaatgaagttgaccactccatttacattttaacataattattgaaagtGTTTCCCAGACACAGAGCACAAAAGCTAAGAGCAGGGGGTTTGTTGGtgtacaacaaaaaacctgtacaaaagagtctttaaaagcggggggtttgggcctctgcctctcctaattcctgtacgttttaaggttcgactttgggacgcagcctctttaactctttaagaaaacgaagttttttttcatattattagtGTTAGCATCGAaactattttgcaaaatctCATCTCCGGAATCAAATTCAGAGCCATGTAGTGTGTTGCTGCAGCTGAGTTCGTACTCTGGGTCCTGTATTACCAACCTAAGATCATACCCACTGAACCAATTTGTCTTCATTCTTGTTGGGATCAGTCTCGAAAGTTTTCGCAAAATCTCTTCCTCAGAATTGAATTCAGAACCTCCAGCTGAGTTGGAACTCTGGGTCCCATATTATCAACCAGAAATCAAATccaacactactactactattagtgctgacaactcaccgcagtaccaagccagatgaggccaacatagctaagCACGCTCCTGTTTCATcgcaatctattcaaagcctccctctgtacaccctcccaggaagttcccatttcgtttaaatctttctttatgacatcctcccacccagaCGCAGACGATATggttttcgtttagccctagacggttggccgagaACGActatcttcggcaatctgtcatccttcatccgcagaatgtgccctagccatctcaacctttctctcattatagccctaaaaagcaggattgaagcaaacttttcgtacagcttacagTTTGAAATACTGTTAATCAGCAGGGTACCAAGAAAACATCTCTTgcaaacatctagcaaatctccATCCCCTtctcggagcgcccatgcttcagagccatatttgacaacctgtatcactgtagcttctaatattctaatcttggtctACAGATTAATattcctatttttcaaaactttttttttaactgagaaaaaGACAGATAAGtctttgcagacttatcttcctattcttccaaacttctttttaactgtgaagaaaaaaacgaaaatcacCCTGAGGCTTGGCTACTCTATTTCTAACGTCTAACTGctcccatcgtctttactaataatactaccaaggtaagtgaagctgtcgacccgatcaatctttttgttatctaacgtcgccttttcatcttcacctcatcaattttcaaacctattctagcaccctgaacccacaaaacctctaaatattttgctcacactttcatctagaatacttaaatcatcagcacaatttaagtccaggagagtttttctcCCCCATTTTAATTCAGTGGTCTGCCATGACCACTAATCTAAGGAGGATAACTAATCTAAGGAAGATAAGGAGGATAACCACTAATATCCTAaggaggatagaacacaactcggcttaactcttgatttaatagGAAACGAGCTGCTAACctaatttcctaccttaactgcagctaTGTTATtgtcgtacatagcactaatcatttTGATGTATTTGTCTTGtacacaatacaagaataaaacCTTCGCTAAATCTCTTCTATAAACGGAACCAATCGCTTGCTTACAGTGTTACAGGTTGCTTCCTCGTCATagccgcgctctttacgctaaagtttgactctttctctcaactcttctttttaaaacagtaaaaagcttgtagcgtaaagagcggggcgttgatgaggaagcagcccctttcatatacgaagtaatttctgttcgttttaagttttagtgtcgctccttactttcagttaaaaaaaaacttgttttttttttatttaatttctgaacgtttttgaatcaatgcatgttttgattttggctctccgcaggggaataattaaaacgaaatttgcacatttatttattttttttttggctaaatggctttctcatagttttgatcgaatgattttgagaaaaaaaagagcggaggaggaagcctagttgccctccgattttttggttacttaaaaaggcaactagaacttttaattttttacgaatgtttttattagtaaaagatatacgaaaAATTAgcctacgtaacaaacttttgtattctcatgtttttattacatatatgagggggttcaccccctcattagtacctcgctctttacattaaagcttaaattttgtcccaattcattaagaatgacccctgaataacaaaagccgtagaataaatagttgaaattactaaaaatactttatcgtaaagagcgcggtattaggaggaggtgagcccctcatatgcgcaataatttctgttcgttttaagttttaatgctgctccttacttccagctgaaaaaactttttcttatttattttttcattcttttttttttttaataatgctagaacatcctgcgctcccttcatggaaattatcttcccccatgataaattcctcgatggaaagttcccccaacatatccccctcttctcaacccctccccccaaccaaaaaatccccctgaatacgtctgtacacttcccaataaccattactatatataagcactggtcaaagtttgtaacttgtagcctctcccatggggactgtgggggagaaagTCGTCcgcaaagaaatagttataaggttttttcgacaacgctgaataaaatggctatctcagaattttgattcgttgactttgggaaaataattagcgtgggaggagacctagttgccctccattttttcggtcacttaaaaagggcacgagaacttttcatttccgttagaatgagccctctcgcaacattctaggaccactgggtcgatacgatcacccctgggaaaaaagaaaaaaaggaacccaaacaaataaacacgcatccgtgatctgccttctggcaaaaaatacaaaattccactttttgtagataggagcttgaaactcctacaatagggttctctgatacgctgaaactgatggtatgaattttcgttaagattctatgactttcagggggtgtttccccctattttctaaaataaggcaaattttctcaggctcgtaacttttgatgggtgagactaaacttgaagaaaattatatatttaatatcagcattaaaatgtgattcttttgatgtaactattggtgtcaaaattccatttttatggcacttggtattaaccgagtgacatatagcaatcgccaattctgtcggtctgtctgtcggtcccggttttgctactttaggcacttccaggtaagctaggacgatgaaatttggcaagcgtatcagggaccggaccagattaaattagaaatagtcgttttcccgatttgaccatctgggagggagtggggacccgttaattcgcaaaaaatagaaaaaatgaagtatttttaacttatcagcgggtggttggatcttaatgaaatttgatg encodes the following:
- the LOC136035673 gene encoding tRNA modification GTPase GTPBP3, mitochondrial-like isoform X3, translating into MSISRGAGTIFGLSTGRGRSAVAVVRISGYNAQTALQKMTNRDDFPPRQMAFVNILHPLKKTLIDKGMIVYFPGPKSFTGEDCCEFHIHGGKAVISSVLESLATIPDFRPAEAGEFTRRAFLNNKLDLTKVEGLADLLNAETESQRKQALRQVGGDLELLYKNWRRQILKNHLSDNRRGERLRDGVHVAIVGEPNVGKSSLMNILCQRQAAIVSPVAGTTRDVLETTIDIGGYPMILCDTAGIRRTTDDVEQEGVNRAKKRAENADLVILVKDASKVDAPESSNIDHFLKGWDEDVLTVWNKIDLVKEKTYDGVSLSCTTKAGLTGFLSELTKKIANLCADPESESPVLTKARHRIELTRCVENLLEYLNFSKNDSDLVISAHKLRTAVKHMGSITGEIYADGILDVIFSDFCIGK